The Xyrauchen texanus isolate HMW12.3.18 chromosome 28, RBS_HiC_50CHRs, whole genome shotgun sequence genome has a segment encoding these proteins:
- the pbk gene encoding lymphokine-activated killer T-cell-originated protein kinase homolog, with product MEANKESPCAFKTPCKPTKVKSPVSACGTPVTIPASPFMKKLGCGTGVNVYLMNRMGKQTHSPWAIKKINSKCAKSQMNVYQRRLCEEAKILKDLKHPNIVGFRAFTTAKDGSKCLAMEYGGEQSLNDLIEKRKEEGLQAFSVATIEKVALHVARGLQYLHNEKKLLHGDIKSCNVVIKGDFKSIKICDVGVSLALDENMKVNDPKACYIGTEPWKPKEALEDGIITDKADIFAFGLTLWEMMTLSVPHLEMLDTEGDDDDSFEEDFDEDAYYERLGTRPALDSATLGGAYQRMVELFCLCTEEDPHKRPSAAHIVQVLESNNQLCEKDSEVLVID from the exons ATGGAGGCCAACAAAGAGTCACCTTGTGCCTTTAAAACACCTTGCAAGCCTACAAAAGTCAAAAGTCCAG TCAGTGCATGTGGGACCCCAGTCACCATTCCTGCCTCTCCCTTCATGAAGAAGCTTGGCTGTGGGACTGGAGTTAATGTCTATCTCATGAACAG GATGGGAAAGCAGACTCATTCACCATGGGCCATCAAGAAGATCAACAGCAAGTGTGCAAAGAGTCAGATGAATGTCTATCAAAGGCGTCTGTGCGAGGAAGCAAAGATCTTAAAAGACCTGAAGCACCCCAATATTGTTG GCTTCAGAGCATTCACCACAGCAAAGGATGGCTCTAAGTGTTTAGCGATGGAGTATGGTGGTGAGCAATCTCTGAATGATCTCATTGAGAAGAGAAAAGAGGAGGGCCTACAGGCATTTTCAGTGGCCACTATCGAGAAAGTGGCCCTTCATGTTGCACGTGGTTTACAG TACCTGCACAATGAGAAAAAGCTTTTGCATGGagacataaaatcatgcaatgtTGTCATCAAGGGTGACTTTAAAAGCATCAAAATCTGTGATGTTGGTGTGTCTCTCGCACTGGATGAGAACATGAAGG TGAATGATCCAAAGGCTTGCTACATTGGAACAGAGCCATGGAAGCCAAAAGAGGCTTTGGAGGACGGAATTATTACAGATAAAGCTGACATCTTTGCGTTTGGGCTCACACTGTGGGAGATGATGACTCTTTCTGTTCCTCACCTGGAGATGCTGGACACTGAGGGTGATGATG ATGATTCCTTTGAAGAagactttgatgaagatgcaTATTATGAAAGACTGGGGACTCGACCGGCTCTGGATTCAGCCACTCTTGGAGGAGCTTACCAGAGGATGGTGGAGCTCTTCTGTCTCTGTACAGAAGAAGACCCTCATAAAAGGCCCTCTGCAGCTCACATTGTCCAAGTGCTGGAATCCAACAACCAGCTTTGTGAGAAAGACAGTGAGGTCCTTGTAATTGATTAA
- the LOC127622328 gene encoding N-acetyltransferase ESCO2-like — MRMLSRKRKHGSPDAESNPSKKHIISPNNSPRRRSTRQKENIPVFLMASPQKTQASSHSLSTPPKMQRFFSLESPPKRASPCKTTLGAGSFYSKKKPQYLTPLERKQLKEAKSPPSISDNGPSHLSSTAGNPIKKAVCKVPKKGRVTGPQSNPKAYFNAKPKTKSPSDTKTNPSKVIQEKSQALFTFNSMKSKGKLKLVVGAAFFNTGKKPTSMFKKSAQNKPKQTSSYMKPNTKKPLKEKKVTTAPVDRSPVLCAVFLEKDMEGPKTPSKDASNEVVESSKSTMMPLSPSQLSPRELAGLHGITKELKVVLRRSVSPNKSYCSEVASQDSPTKADLVFDVSDIPPPDQNTSLEEESSLYPIFGTKRSNKKGTLSPPLNTSTPSALTGTPAFKAKERSAMRREMKKQTDNQLIIDAGQKHFGATTCGSCGMLYSTDSPEDNFQHTQFHQRFLDTVKFVGWKKERVVAEFWDGKIILVLPDDPKYATKKADDVRQIADSELGFQQVNLSSPSSAKTYLFINHDRMVVGCLVAENIRQAFRVLEQAEEPKDMSKEDFMEHHRTWCCSTLPEKAICGISRIWVFSLMRRKGIATRMLDTVRTSFMYGSYLTKEEIAFSDPTPEGKLFGTKYCGTPTFLVYNFIS; from the exons ATGAGGATGTTATCCCGAAAAAGAAAGCATGGCTCTCCTGACGCTGAGAg TAACCCATCTAAGAAGCACATAATAAGCCCAAACAATTCTCCACGGAGAAGGTCCACTCGACAAAAAGAGAACATTCCTGTCTTTTTAATGGCATCACCCCAAAAGACTCAAGCCTCATCACATTCTCTCAGTACACCCCCAAAAATGCAGAGGTTCTTTTCATTAGAATCTCCCCCGAAAAGAGCCTCGCCATGCAAAACAACTTTGGGAGCGGGGTCCTTCTACAGCAAGAAGAAACCTCAATATCTCACACCTCTTGAAAGGAAACAGTTAAAAGAAGCCAAATCTCCACCGTCAATCTCAGACAATGGCCCATCACACCTCTCTTCAACTGCTGGGAACCCTATTAAAAAAGCAGTGTGTAAGGTTCCAAAGAAAGGCAGAGTCACCGGTCCCCAGTCTAACCCGAAAGCTTACTTTAATGCTAAACCCAAGACAAAGAGTCCAtctgacacaaaaacaaatcCATCAAAGGTCATACAGGAGAAATCTCAAGCCCTTTTTACATTTAACAGTATGAAATCCAAAGGCAAACTCAAACTTGTTGTGGGAGCAGCTTTCTTCAACACTGGAAAGAAGCCCACTTCAATGTTCAAAAAATCTGCTCAAAACAAACCCAAGCAAACTTCAAGCTATATGAAACCCAATACTAAGAAACCCTTAAAGGAAAAAAAAGTGACAACAGCACCAGTAGATCGTTCTCCAGTCCTTTGTGCCGTCTTCTTAGAAAAGGACATGGAAGGGCCAAAAACACCAAGTAAAGATGCCAGCAATGAAGTTGTGGAGTCAAGTAAGTCAACAATGATGCCGTTAAGTCCTTCGCAGTTGTCCCCTCGTGAACTGGCTGGTTTGCATGGCATTACTAAAGAACTAAAGGTGGTTTTGAGAAGATCTGTTAGCCCCAACAAGTCATATTGCTCTGAAGTTGCTAGTCAG GACTCACCCACAAAAGCTGATTTGGTGTTTGATGTGAGTGACATACCTCCACCAGATCAAAACACTTCTCTTGAag AAGAATCATCTCTGTATCCCATCTTTGGCACTAAAAG ATCTAACAAAAAAGGGACTTTGTCACCTCCACTGAACACCAGCACCCCATCTGCACTGACTGGAACCCCTGCTTTCAAAGCCAAAGAGAGGAGTGCCATGAGACGGGaaatgaagaaacagacagataaCCAGCTCATTATT GATGCTGGTCAGAAGCATTTTGGGGCTACCACTTGTGGGTCCTGTGGCATGCTGTACAGTACCGATAGTCCAGAGGACAACTTCCAGCACACACAATTCCATCAGCGCTTTCTGGATACAGTAAAATTTGTG GGCTGGAAAAAAGAGCGGGTTGTGGCCGAGTTCTGGGATGGAAAGATAATTCTTGTTCTTCCTGACGATCCAAAATATGCAACTAAAAAG GCAGACGATGTGAGACAGATAGCAGACAGTGAATTGGGCTTCCAGCAGGTCAATCTCAGCAGTCCCAGCTCAGCTAAAACCTACCTGTTCATTAACCACGACAGAATGGTTGTGGGATGTCTGGTGGCTGAGAACATTAGACAG GCATTTAGGGTGCTGGAGCAGGCAGAGGAACCCAAAGACATGAGCAAAGAGGACTTCATGGAGCACCACAGAACCTGGTGCTGCTCCACCTTGCCAGAAAAAGCCATCTGTGGCATCAGTCGTATCTGGGTCTTCAGTCTGATGAGAAGGAAGGGCATCGCCACTCGAATGCTGGACACTGTCAG GACTTCTTTCATGTATGGTAGCTACCTGACCAAAGAGGAAATCGCATTTTCTGACCCTACACCAGAAGGCAAGCTATTTGGCACAAAATACTGCGGGACACCAACATTTCTGGTTTACAACTTTATCAGCTAA
- the LOC127622170 gene encoding coiled-coil domain-containing protein 25-like — MVFYFTSDVVSPTYTIYMGKDKYENEDLIKYGWPEDIWFHVDKLSSAHVYLRMPKGTMVEDIPKEVLIDCAQLVKNNSIQGCKMNNINIVYTPWSNLKKTADMDVGQIGFHRQKEVKIVAVEKKINEIVNRLEKTKEERHPDLAAEKESRDREERNEKKAQIQELKKREKDEIKKKKDMEELRNYSSLMNSDNMTTNEDCYDSDDFM, encoded by the exons ATGGTGTTTTACTTTACAAGCGACG TTGTCTCACCAACCTATACCATTTACATGGGTAAAGACAAATATGAAA ATGAAGATCTTATAAAATATGGATGGCCTGAAGATATTTG GTTCCATGTGGACAAACTCTCATCTGCCCATGTATATCTCAGAATGCCCAAG GGTACAATGGTAGAAGACATACCAAAAGAAGTCCTAATTGACTGTGCACAGCTGGTGAAAAACAACAGCATTCAAG gtTGCAAAATGAACAATATTAATATTGTCTACACACCGTGGAGCAATCTAAAAAAAACTGCAGACATGGATGTCGGGCAGATTGGATTTCATAGACAGAAGGAG GTGAAAATTGTGGCAGTAGAGAAGAAAATTAACGAAATCGTAAACAGACTGGAGAAAACAAAAGAGGAACGCCACCCTGATCTTGCAGCTGAGAAGGAGTCTAGGGACAGAGAGGAGAGAAATGAGAAGAAAGCTCAGATACAAGagctgaaaaagagagagaaggacgaaattaagaagaaaaaagaTATGGAGGAATTAAG GAATTATTCATCACTCATGAACAGTGACAACATGACCACAAATGAG GATTGCTATGATTCAGATGACTTCATGTAA